The window TAAATTCTCTATCAGGGTTTAATTGAAGTTCATTCTTTGTTTCAGGGCTAATTTGGTTGCTTTGGGGTTTAATTGAATTTCTCATCTTGTGCTTCTACAGTTCAAGGTACATCCTCTCCTTGATttcatgtatatatgtatgtgtttatGTCCTGTGTATATCATTAAATAGATTGTCTGTTTGGAACTTTAATTGAGATtcatgtgtatatgtgtgtgtgtgtgtttatgccTATTCTGTTCTTTATGTGTGTATGCTCTATTCTCTCCACTTGCTGATTGAGATTGTGGGTGCCTGGAAATCATAAAATGAGGGTTGAACAGTCTGAGGAATTTAGAACTGGAGCAACTCATCTGAAAACCAGAACAACTTAAAGAGAGCATCTGCACTTTGAACAACAGGTTCTAGGACAGGaatatctttaatttattaaagagtgattgacactttgcaccccttatgtttaggcgctttttcgatttggtctcaaacaattttttttggcagtatgcacctcaaaatttgaaaagcgcttcgctttgcacccctttgaccaatCTTCGTTatttgaccgttaaagttaacagatttcacgttttcactttgcaccccacaattttaattttttttcatgagtgttttgaaatattttttttcaaaaaaaaatattttcctcaAGACTGAAATGCCTCCTTGTTTCCTTGTCTTGGCCAATAATCATTATTCTTAttctttctgaaaaataagcaaTGATCATGGTGGGATTAGCAGACATTCCAATCATGggaaagtttgtggagaaagtaTCTGAATATACAGTTGATGCAGTGTTTCGAGGTTTGCACTACATGTTCTGTTATCATTTATCAAACTCTTGTTAACAATCTCAATTCTGAAATTGAGAAACTTAACATCGAGAAGGAAAAGATGTCCAGGAAAGTTAGGGAAGAAAAAGCTAATGGGAAGACAATCGAAGACTATGTATCAAAATGGGAGACCGATGTGGAAGAGATCTAAAAGAGTGCTGCTGAAGAGTTTTCACCTTCATGCAGTTGCATCCAGCATCTGTCTATTCCTAATCCCATCTCCCGTTTTCGAATTGTTAGGAATGCGGTGAAGAAGGCCGAGGCAGTAACTCAACGCATCAATTTCGGAAAGGAACATCTAACTGGAGGGATTGCATACCTTCCGGAGGTTAAAAATGTACCAAAACCTGGGACCACGTTCGAGGACTTTCAGTCCAGAAAGGGGACATATGGGAAGCTCTGGGATGCACTAGTAAACCAGATGTGGAATCCAGAGTGCTTGCTATGGTTCACTATCTCAAGGCATCTTCTTTGTTGCTCGACTCTGGAAAAGATAATGAATTACTAAAGTTCACGACATCATCAGAGACGTAGCAAGATCCATAGCTTTCACAGATCCCGAATATGCATTTTTACAAGTAACATGCAAATCATAGGACTTGACTTCTAATGACAATTATCATTCCCGAAAATTCTTACGAATAGATGCAGAGACTGATGATGTTCACTTTAACGAGCATCTGGGATTCCCAGACCTGCATACCTTGTAGCTACAAAGCAAGTACCATCCGCAACAATTCTCAGGCGGCTTCTTCTGCATATTTGCGAATCTCAGTTGTCTGATGCTACAAAAGGTGAAAAATTCTTGGGAGCTGTTCTCTCTTCAACCTTTAAGTAATCTCAGGACGCTtaggttttgaaatattttttttcagtcttgaggaaaatattttttcttgaaaaaaaatatttcagaacacttatgaaaaaaaatttaaaactgtggggtgcaaagtgaaaacctgaaatctgttaactttaacggtcaattaacggagattggtcaaaggggtgcaaagcgaagcgcttttcaaactttggggtgcatactgccaaaaaaaattgtttgagaccaaatcgaaaaagcgcctaaacataaggggtgcaaagtgtcaatcactctttattaaatataaaagtgaCATTTGCATTAATTTGATGTAATTGTACCTATTATGGCACACATTATTTTCTGCTGGATTTCTTGTTGAATATATGTCTAAATTTGCCCCTTGGACAGTAAGTGCTAAATAGATCTGGTGTAGGAAACTGGTTACATATGAGCCTGACCTGACTATATATGAGCTTCATCAATAGCTTGTGGTAGTTAGAAGAGTGAATATATATGATCTTACTATGTTCTTTGCTTTGGATGAAAATACAatacactacaccatagattggATATCGCAAcgagatttcaaaaaattaatcgAAAAACGTTGTTATTCAGAGACGAGTTCATATAAATTGCAATGATTTCTAAAAGCATTGCAATTGAAGTAAAAGTAATTGAATAATGCAATGGTTTAGATAAACGTTGCAGTAGATTAGATTTTTGGGCCCAAAATTTAGGCGGGCTATTGAAATTTTTGAGCGGGCTTTCTATAAAACTTTCCGCGGCTATATGTAATAAAACagacaaacaaaataaaacaagtcAAAGTAATAAAAATAGAAAGCTGAGTCGAGGAAAGAAAGAGAGAGCTCAGTGGAGAAAGCTGGGAGGGAGCTCGCGCGATTGAGGAGATTtgcgaagaaggagaagtttaAAGCTGGGAGGAGATTAACAAAGCTGGGAGGAGGTTAAAGCAAACAAAATCTACAGAGAATCAACATCCGAGGACGAAAAGCTTAGAGGGTACGCCCCAAATCTCTCTCCTTTAAacatatgatttgttaattagGGTTCATCTGGGTTTATTTTTGGGATTCGTTTTTGTTTATACATGATGTGTGCTAATTAAGATTTATTTGGGTCTCTTTTACATTTTACATGCAGTGTTAATTAGGGTTTATCTGGGTTAATTAagttttgtgtttttgttttttaattagggtttatctGGGTTAATTATGTTCATTTGGTTTAATTATGTAAGCTTctgttttttgattgtttgagttttgtgtgtttgattttagattattaaaatgTATGACTGAAAATTGTATTTAAATGCCCTGTTTTCAGCTTGTGGTTTTCAAGAGTATGCCCTGTTTAAAATTAatgtatttatatgttttcCTTGTTTGTTATATTTCATTGTGTGTAGTATTGTCGAGATGATTTGGGTTCTGCGTCCTAGGTGTACTGATGAGTATCGTAAGGGGGTACAAGATTTTGTTTCAAATGGGTTTGCTAATTTTGGGGTTGGTGCTGAACTGAAGTGCCCGTGTCTAAATTGTGCTAATCGTTTTTGGCACTCAATAGATAATGTATATGATCATCTAGTACTTAAGGGCCCGTATCCAGAATTTGTCAATTGGATATATGAAATTTCAAAACCAAAGTACCGAAAAGTTAGTGATGATTGTGGTATGGGGTTTGGCTTAGGCGAGGACTTTGATGAGATGATCCGTAATAATGCCAAAACTGGAATGAATAGTGATGCCAAGAAATTTTATCATCTAGTGGCGGAGGGAAAACAGCCTTTATATCTGGGGTCTATAAAATTTACTCGTTTAAGTTTTATAATCAAACTATACGGATTGAAGTGCACACATGGATTTAGCGAGTCTGCCTTTAGTGGTATTCTAGAATTAATAAAGGAGGCCTTCCCTGATGTAAATTTGCCTCCATCTTTTAACGAAGCTAAAAATATGATTAGGGAGTTGGGTCTTGATTACCAAAAGATACATGTATGTCCTAATGACTGCATGCTATATTGGgctgaaaatgagaatgaaacTAACTTTAAAGTTTGCGGGGTTTCAAGATGGAAAACACCACAAACTGGTGGACCTAATTCCATTGAGAAAATCAAAGAAAGTACTCATAAAATCCCTGCAAAGGTAATGAGATACTTTCCCTTGAAACCAAGGCTGCAACGCTTGTTTATGTGCAAGGAATATTCAGAACTCATGGCATGGCATTCAGTGAAACGAACCAAAGACGGGAAACTTAGACATCCTGCCGATGCTGAGGGATGGCAGTCCATGGATGATAGATTTCCAAATTTTGCTGTAGAACCTCGAAATGTTAGGTTAGGTTTAGCTTCGGATGGATTTAATCCATATCGTACAATGGGTCTATCGCACAGCACTTGGTCAATTGTTCTGGTCAATTATAATCTGCCCCCATGGCTCATTATGAAATCAGAAAATTTGACTTTGTCAACGATAATTCCTGGACCTGCATCCCCTGGTGACGAGATAGATGTGTATATGCAGCCCCTGATTGCTGAGTTAAAAGAGTTGTGGGATGTAGGTACAGAAACCTATGATGCTTACCATGACAAAACATTCACGTTACGCGCGGGGCTCTTGTGGACGATTAGTGATTTTCCGGGGTACGCTGTTTTATCGGGTTGGAGCACAAATGGTAAACTTGCTTGCCCTGTATGTCACTACTGCACGTCTTCATCCTACTTGAAGCATAGCCGTAAAGTGGTTTACATGAACCATAGGAAATTCCTCCCACCTGACCACAAACTTAGGTCTGATAAGAGGAGATTCAATGGTCAAGTGGAAACCAATCTTTGTCCACCACCATTAACTGGAAAGGACATTGAAGAACTGTTACATAACTATGAAAACAATTTTGGAAAgttaaggaaaaagaaaaaggctACTGATTGTCCCTGGAAAAAGAAATCCATTTTCTTTGAATTACCATACTGGAGTGGTAATATACTTAGACACAATCTCGATGTCATGCACATTGAAAAAAACATTTGTGATAAAATAATAGGGACTTTGTTAAATATAGGTGGAAAGACGAAAGATCATCTAAACGCTCGCCTAGATTTGCAAGAAATGGGCATTCGTAACAGCCTTCATCCCGTAAAATCAGCTGATAACAAGCACTATGTAATCAATCCAGCTAGTTTCAATATGACTAAGAAAGAGAAGGAGAACTTCTGCTCAGTCTTGATGAATGCCAAACTACCATATGGATGTGCTTCTAATATCAGCCGTTGTGTGCACTTGGAAGAGAGAAAAATATTTGGATACAAAAGCCATGATGCACATTTTATTCTCCAGTATTTGCTACAATTTTCTGTTATAAAGACCTTAAAACCAGAGGTCGCAATACCATTGATAAGGCTGGGTGCATTCTTCAGGGGCATATGTGGGAAAGTAGTCGAGTTGGAGGATGTGCAGAAGTTGCAAGATGAAATTATCGAAATACTATGCCAACTTGAAACTATCTTTCCACCAGCATTCTTTGATATCATGGTTCACCTGCCGCTGCACTTGTGTAAAGAAATTCAAATTGGGGGGCCAGTGCACCTAAGGTGGATGTTCGGAATTGAACGATATTTAGCTAGATTAAAAGGTTATGTTCGAAACAGAAGCAAACCGGAAGGTTGCATGGCTGAAGGGTATTTGGTTGAAGAATGTCTAACATTTTGTTCCAGATTCTTAAGTGATGAATTGGAAAAAAAAGACAGAAGAACAGCAGAATACAAATGTTGGATACCCTATCGGTTCAAGGAGAAACAATGATGGAAGATCAGTTGACTTGTCGGATAAAGTGTGGATTAATGCGCATCGATACGTTCTCTTTAACTGTGGAAACTTGGAAATTGAGAAGCTAATCGAGTATGTCTTTCTTCTTCTAGTATTTGACTGCATCTAGAGTTAGTTTTACTAATATTATGCctagaaatttttaatttgttttatctATTAAATTCCAGGGAGCATCATAGGTTGTATGATAATAATGAAAATCCAAACATGTACAAAAGAGAAAGAACACATCATGAAGATTTCCACAATTGGTTGAGACaggaagttgaaaaaaaattacaatgttCTGCAGAATTGTTTAGTTTGGCCAAGGGACCTCTAAGATCTGCGAAAAAGTATAGTGGTTATGCAATAAATGGATTTAGATTTCATACCAAGCAAAGAGATGCTAGGTGTACGACACAAAACAGCGGTGTCTTCCTGTCAGCCCTTACTAGTAGTTATGCAAGTTCAAAAGATCGAAACCCGATAGTTTCTGAAGTTAATTACTTTGGAGCGATTGATGAAATTATTGAGGTCGATTATTGGGGAATTTTAAGTGTAGTTTTGTTTAAGTGTTCTTGGTATAAAAAAGATAAGGATTGTTGTGGGCTGACAAGAATTAATATGAAGAAAATATTGCAGAAAAATGATCCATTTGTTCTAGCCTCACAAGTACAACAAATATTCTACATTCAGGATTGTACTGAGACAAATTTGTATTTTGTTGTTAAGAAATCGCCAAAGGATCAGAATGATGCGGAGCAGGGAGATGGTGCACTTGAAGAAGTCAGTGGACCAACAATGCATGATGTTGAAGTACGCTTTCAAATAGAAAATGAAGATGGTAACTGGTTAAGAGATGATCTTCCAAGGCAACAAATTCTTGTGCCAGTtgaaggagaagaagaaaatgatgaGGACCCTGCAAATCCCATATTCTAGAATTCTCTTGATATTATGTATTTGATTTTGTTAAAATGCATTGTTTGGATTTGACAATTATGTATTCCAGAATGCATCCTTGTTTTGTTATAATGTAATGAATTCTcttgataattatgtttttgattttatcctcattaatgttaattatattttcacataattgTAATTACATGTTTAGATATTTATTGCCTTTACATGATACTTGTGTTCGCTAAAATCATTATctcattatttattttgtttccaATATATTTCAGGAtggaagaaaaatatttttttctgagGGTCTCCCACAAGGGGCAATTCCTAAAAACCAAGTATCATGGTGGTAGTTGTCTTAAAGTTCCAACTGCTATGGACCCTGAGAAATTCTCATACTCTGTTCTAATGGAGTATGTGAAGGATGATGTGGGATACACTGAAATAGGTGGAGTTTATGTAAAGAAAGCTGGAGGGGGCTGGAAATTACTGGATAGTGACAAGTTAGTTTGTGAGCTTGTTAACGCCTTACCACAAGGATCTGTGCTAGACCTTTATATCGATACGGTTGTTGACAAAGCGATAGAACCCGCTGAGCAGTTGCAACCACATGTAATTGTCAGACCAAGGACTACTTTTTTCGAAGGTAAACCTTAACTAATTTTAGGTATGTGTATAAGatcattaattatattagt of the Daucus carota subsp. sativus chromosome 4, DH1 v3.0, whole genome shotgun sequence genome contains:
- the LOC108216990 gene encoding uncharacterized protein LOC108216990, with the protein product MVGLADIPIMGKFVEKVSEYTVDAVFRGLHYICIQHLSIPNPISRFRIVRNAVKKAEAVTQRINFGKEHLTGGIAYLPEVKNVPKPGTTFEDFQSRKGTYGKLWDALVNQMWNPECLLCIVEMIWVLRPRCTDEYRKGVQDFVSNGFANFGVGAELKCPCLNCANRFWHSIDNVYDHLVLKGPYPEFVNWIYEISKPKYRKVSDDCGMGFGLGEDFDEMIRNNAKTGMNSDAKKFYHLVAEGKQPLYLGSIKFTRLSFIIKLYGLKCTHGFSESAFSGILELIKEAFPDVNLPPSFNEAKNMIRELGLDYQKIHVCPNDCMLYWAENENETNFKVCGVSRWKTPQTGGPNSIEKIKESTHKIPAKVMRYFPLKPRLQRLFMCKEYSELMAWHSVKRTKDGKLRHPADAEGWQSMDDRFPNFAVEPRNVRLGLASDGFNPYRTMGLSHSTWSIVLVNYNLPPWLIMKSENLTLSTIIPGPASPGDEIDVYMQPLIAELKELWDVGTETYDAYHDKTFTLRAGLLWTISDFPGYAVLSGWSTNGKLACPVCHYCTSSSYLKHSRKVVYMNHRKFLPPDHKLRSDKRRFNGQVETNLCPPPLTGKDIEELLHNYENNFGKLRKKKKATDCPWKKKSIFFELPYWSGNILRHNLDVMHIEKNICDKIIGTLLNIGGKTKDHLNARLDLQEMGIRNSLHPVKSADNKHYVINPASFNMTKKEKENFCSVLMNAKLPYGCASNISRCVHLEERKIFGYKSHDAHFILQYLLQFSVIKTLKPEVAIPLIRLGAFFRGICGKVVELEDVQKLQDEIIEILCQLETIFPPAFFDIMVHLPLHLCKEIQIGGPVHLRWMFGIERYLARLKGYVRNRSKPEGCMAEGRNNDGRSVDLSDKVWINAHRYVLFNCGNLEIEKLIEEHHRLYDNNENPNMYKRERTHHEDFHNWLRQEVEKKLQCSAELFSLAKGPLRSAKKYSGYAINGFRFHTKQRDARCTTQNSGVFLSALTSSYASSKDRNPIVSEVNYFGAIDEIIEVDYWGILSVVLFKCSWYKKDKDCCGLTRINMKKILQKNDPFVLASQVQQIFYIQDCTETNLYFVVKKSPKDQNDAEQGDGALEEVSGPTMHDVEVRFQIENEDGNWLRDDLPRQQILVPVEGEEENDEDPANPIF